Within the Candidatus Babeliaceae bacterium genome, the region ATGCGCCGTTGCTTTATCAAAAAGCTCCGCTAATAACTTTGTTATCGCCGTACGAGAAGACTCTGCATTAATACGTTCAAAATAATCTGCTACTGTTTTAAATTTCATATCGCCACGCCCGTTATTTTAAAAAAAACAAATATCTTTATAACGTAGCAAAGATTACTCAAAATGCAGAGCGCTTTTTTATGGCGTTGTTGTTTTTTTGCACGCTAATTTATGCTGCGACCAGTCAGTTTTTTGGCAAGCAACGGAGCAATAATACGCTCTTTTACACACCGTGCATTTTTTTGTTGACGTTGCACCACAACCAGAGCACATGGTAAAAAATTCATAAATAGGCGCTACAAATGTTGGCGAAATGTTTTTTGGATATTCAATATGAGCTAAATCATCAACCTTAAGACCTGCTTTTAAATTTCTGCTTACAAAAACATCTTTAAAACCCATGGTCATTAGATTGGTTTCTAACTTCTGAGCGTGCAAACCACCAGCATACACTATCACATTATCAGTAGCCGAGCTGTTCTTAATAACTTTATCCAATAAAGTTAGATCAAGCATAACGCTTTGCGCCGCTGTAAGAGTAACGAACATATCTGTTTTTTCTTGCAAAAACATATTCCCAACAATATCAAGAAAATGTGTTGCTGTAGAAAATTTAGGTTTTTTAACGATATGTGCAAGCATGTTTTTTGCCACATCATAGACTTTTAATTGTTCAGTAAAATCTTTTTGAAGGCTGTCATCAAAATGCGTAATTATTTGTTGTGATTCCTGCATTTTACTATCAAGATTTTTAAGATAATTATCAACAGTAACATCATAAAAAGATGCTGGGAAATTATATTTTTGCGCTACAGCATCTTGAAATTGTTGTGTTTGCAAAACAATATCACGTATCCAAAAATCAGCATCGGTACGCTTATCAAATGTTTGATATTCTGTAAAATTTTGCTGCCAATTGTAAGCAAGAGCTTTTTTTATAGGTATATGAATAGTATCATTCCCCGCTACTCCAAAAATAGGAGAGTTTACCGGGTGCTCAACATAAAATGTTTTTTCCGGTCCATTTTTCTGCAACCGCTCTAATAACGTTTCTATTTCTTTACCATGAGCACGAGTAATACCATCTTCTTGTTCCATATCATGCTTATCAAACATGATAGCAACTTTCTTGGAGCCATTTTCAAGACCCGTAAAACCAACCACCACGCAACATGTCGGTGTTGTTACCACTAAAAAACAATACAAACCTACAATAGAAAATATTTTAGTTATCATCGCCATAAACAAGCTTTCGTATAATTTTTAGTAAAATGCTATTACAGTGTAATAACATACCAGAAATAATTTTCCTGACCATTTTATTGCCTTGTAATTACCAAAAAATTTAAACTTACTTGTGCAATTGTATTATTTTGAGAAAAGGGGAAATATGTACAAGAAAAATATATTCTATTGTCTCATGCTTGCAGCAGTGCAAGCACAAGCGGCGCAGCTGCCGTTTGCTGACGGATCAATCGCACTCACCTATACAATGACATCATCGTGGGGGAGTGGATTTCAGGGACAAATACAAGTCACTAATAATTCTTCTAGCGCGTGGAATAACTGGAGCTTGAGTTTTACACTTAACGACCAGATCACGAGCCTGTGGAATGCAAATTATACCGCACAAGCCAACAATACCTATATTATTACTGCACCTTCTTGGCAAACGACATTAGCTGCAGGCGCTCAAGTCACCATAGGTTTTGTAGCAAACGGCGCTCTTAATACACCGCAAAATTTTGCACTTATCGGCGCAACCGGCCCTACCGGCAGCACGGGTGTAACGGGTCCTACCGGCGCGACCGGTGTTACCGGAACCACGGGCACCACAGGAACAACTGGAGTTACCGGGCCAACGGGCAACACGGGGGCAACAGGCGCCGCACAAAATGCACCGGCAATGCCCTCGGTTTCTGTACAACAAGATTGGAGTACATCAGCAGGCAAAAATTACATTGTATCCTGGAACATTTATTACGGAATAAAAGCAACGCAATGGCAACTGAGTGAAAATGGGGTTGTTATTTATTCTGCGCCAATTACAGCAGGAGATACCAGCTCGCAACAAACAGCATCTTATACGGTTACCAATAGAATGTATGGTATTTACACATATACAGTAACCGTAAGCAATAGCGCAGGATCAACCATAAGTGCTCCCGTGAGTTATGTTGCCGGCGGCGCAAGTAAAATTGCCATCACAGAATTAGATCACAACCAACAGGCATATCAAGCAACTATTAATCAAACAGCAGCAACAACATTTACGCTCAATACCGTTGGTACAAGCAGTCCATCATATACCTTGGCAACAAATAATCCCAATATTATTTCTTACCAGCTTACGACCCCAACAACCATCAGCGTTACTGGATTAAAAGCCGGAAGAGCATGCTTACGCATTACAGAAAATGCAACCGGACAAGTGCGTTATCTTGGCGTTCGGGTACGCAATGCAAATGGAACACTTCCAGGCCTTCCATCATATCTTTCTGTCGGTTCCGTCAGCGAAGATACCCCTGCTGCTTTAACATTTTGGCAAACCTTTGGAACAGGCGCTACCAATAGATACGCTGACATACGCTATATTTATATCAACGGTGGACCGTATATTGGCTGGAGGACATGGACGTCGGTCGATGGCGGACGAGCAATCGATTACATTAATAACAGTAAAAAACTAGGAATTATACCATTCTTTGTATACTACAATATTCCCGCTGGCGGAGAAAGTTATTACACCGACCTACAAAATGTTCAAGATGCAACCTACATGCAAGACTATTTTAAAGATCTGCAATTTTTCTTGAATATTGTAAAAACGCAAGGCGGCGATGAAACCGTTGGCATTGTGCTAGAACCAGACTTTATTGGCTATCTCATGCAAAACTCCAACGGAAATAACCCAACTCCAACATCACAGATTATGGCACACACTGATTCCGCATACACCAGCGGCGTCCTGAATGCATCAGTCGACCCGGCATTCCCCAATACGGTACAAGGGCTTGTGCAAGCAATCAACTATACCATCAAAAAATATGCGCCGAATGCTCTTTTTGGATGGGAAGTAAGTTTATGGGCATCACCAGGACTCACAACAAGCATAGGCTCTATGGGACTCATACGTATAACCGATACACTCGGCTATCAAGCGGGCAGAACAGCAATAGCTTCAGAAACAAACGCCATTGCGCAATATTATCAGAATAGCGGTATAAGTTCATACGGTGCATCATTTGTGGTGATGGACAAATATGGGCTCGATGCAGGATCAAGCTCTCCTGCCAATCCGGCACAATCAACCTGGTTCTGGAACGCTGATCACTGGCAGAATTACATACTTTTTGCAAACACGATGCACAATTTCTTCTCATTGCCCATGGTACTCTGGCAAATACCCGTAGGCCATATTAATACAACGCAACAATCTGATCCCTACAACGCAGGCGGCTATCCAGTACTTAATAACACCAGCACGCATTATGAAGACTCTGCACCAACCTTTATGCTGGGTGATACATTTAATCCAGGCGCAACACGTTTAAATTATTTTGCAACAAACCAATATGGCGACCCATTGATAACAACATCAGGAAGTAATATAACCTGGGGGCCACACATGCAAGAATTAGCGCAAAATGGAGTAGCGTCTGTACTCTTTGGAGCAGGAGTAGGCGATAGCACCCAAGGCTGCGCCAATCCTCCAACAGACGGCTACTGGTGGATTGCTCAAGTGCAAAAATATTTGCAAGCACCAGCACCACTGGCATCGTAAAAGCACAACATACAGCAAATAGGGCGGGTTTCCCCGCCCTTATTAATTAAATTTCTTCTCAGCAAAATATTTTTGAGGATTTTGTAGTTGCGTCTGCATATCTAATGCCTTATCATCAGGCTCATCTGATGATTCTACACTATACCTACCATCGGCGGCACTCGTAATCTTAAACTTTAATTTCAGCTTAGGAACAAACGTATAAGAAATGTCTTTACTCCATACATCTTCTTCAATCTGCTCAGGAGATAATTTATAACAATCTTGTGCAATATATTCTTTATATTCTTGTGGCTCATATTTCTTAAAAAGAGTAATATTTTGTTTCGCAAATAGCGCCTCCTGATACTTTTTTTGTACTACGTCAACGCACGCCATCTCATCCGCTTTAATCTTTCCCCGCACATTAAACCTAGTAGTAAAAAGCACATGATCGTAATAGAAATACTTATTCCCATTTAATTTTTGATAATATGACCCATCATTAATATACATATATAACTGTATTCTATCTGGATGTTTTTCTTTACATGCATTATAAACACGCATAACATGATGCGCATCCGTAGGACCCACGCAATTATTCATCATAATAACACCGCCACCGTTAACAACCTTTTGTAGATAGCTCGAAAGGCCTGCGTTATTTTCCGGCTTAATTTTTTCTCCAACAGTTGCAAACGTTACTTGCTCTTTTATACCATTCTTAATGGCCTTACCAAAAGTGGTATATTCAATGCCCTGCGTTATGTTTTTATAAAACGGATCAATATTAATACATTTGCATTCCCCTGGATACGTTTCTGCAAAATTTTTCATAAATGTTGGATACGCTTGCCAATCATCATGGCGGCTATGTGACCCAATACCCATGTAAACAATTTTTTCACCCTTATACGTCAGCGCTTCAGAAAGGCTCATAAGCCCCCTTTTGCGAAGCTGGGATCGTGCAAAAGAAGCCTTTACTCCTTCGCCTAACATACCTATGCCGCAACCAAGCATCAGAACAGTTATTAATTTTGCCGCCACGTTATTATCGTCATTGGCGCGAATCATGGGCGAAAACGTAACGCAAAAAACAATCAAACTCATCATTAAGTATTTAATATTCATAAAAACCCCACCCTTAAGTTATAACTATATAGTATATATTTTATAATATATTTTCAATTTGTCAAATATAAGAGGTGGGCATGAACGTGAAAATGGGTGGCGATGGGCGACTACTCGTGCATTACTCATGCTCAGGAGCAGCTTCAATCAAACGCTAAAACTATCTTGAGCGCATTGTCGATTGCAGCAAGCGTATCTTTTTCACAGGTGCCAATTTTGCCGACAAGCCTGGATTTATCAATGGTTCTTATTTGATCGACAAGAATTTTACCTTGTTTATCTTTGACGGTTATGGCGACTTCGAAAGGAAATATCCGCGATACGCTGCTCGTAATAGGCACAACAATAACTCTACTCGAAGCTTCATTGCCCGCGTTATTAGAAATAATAACTGCCGGCCGAGTCTTTGCTATTTCTGATCCGGCAACCAGGTCCAATGCAACCCAATAAATATCACCCCTTTTTGGAAATTTACTCATTCCCAACCCTCTATGTCCAACGACTGCCAATCATCGATAGTTTTTGAACGATCAGGGTCCTTTTCTGCCTGGGCATAGGCTTTTTTGAGGGCATGCGTCTTTTCTTCTAAGGCCTTCTGTAAAGTGGCGGAAACAAAGGCGCTTAATTGCTTTCTACCAACGAGCGCATGCAATAGCTCGTTGACTTCCACCGGTATCGAAAACGTTACGTTTACTTTTTTCATATGGTACTCCTCTATCTTTAATACTATCAAAAGCCAATACCTATTGTCTATTGTGCCAATAACTATTGCCCACCGCCTCCGATTGACTTTTATTCAATTACTAGTATAATTAACATTAGAAATAAAATACTATTTTAAAGATTATAAAAATGGGGATAAAAACATGAAAAAAAATCTTATAAAATTACTCGCCGTTATAGTAATCGCGGGCCAAGCGCAGACGACGCTATCTTATGATTGGGGCATGTTCGGGCAGGGAACTGCGCATTTTTTCTCAAAAGCCTATAATAATACCATTGGCGACCTATCAGGCTATCAACAAGCGGGTATTGCTGCAGGTATCGCAACTATTTTGGTAGGCGGCTGCGGCTTTTTTATCTATAAAAAAGCACTATCCTCAAATAATTACCAATCGGAAAAAGAAGCAAAAAATCAAGCCTCACAAGACTGCGAGAATTTAAAAATTGAAACCGGAAAATCAAAAAACCCAAGAATATGGGGATTAACAAATAACTATAATTACACCAACGAAAACAATCAGCGCGAATATTATCAGCTAAAAGCCTATAGACTCAGGAACGAACTTGCTACACATATCTCGCTCGACCAATACCTTCACGACAAACCCATGAAAAAAATATCACGCTACACTTTTTATCATGACACTAGAGCCATGTTTTATAACTAACAAAACAGCTATTATAAATAGGATAAAAAATGAAAAAAAACCTTATAAAATTACTCGCCGTTATAGTAATCGCAGGCCAAGCACAGACGACGCTATCTTATGATTGGGGCGATTATATCAAACCATTAGGCATTGCCACTGCAATGTTATTAACTAGTGGCGTTAACGTATACGGTTTCATAAAATCTAAGAGCGTCATGGAATCTAAAAATGCCGCCTATCTGGAGGCAACAAACCATTATAAGGCGTCTATGGAGAATATTGCAAATGGCACTATTGACCTTGACAAGCCTGGCGAGGATCCCTCTCAATATCAAAAAAGGTTTAATTATTCGGGTCTATTTTCAACCAAATATTTTCTTGTAAAATCAGCTCTATACCAGCATGAAGGGGAAAAAAAAGTCGCCCGACAGTTTTTTTAGACGAAAATAACGTTCATAAAAATGAAGAATATTATTGCGACAACCAATGGAAAAAAATTATGACATCGGAGGCCGATGCAGAAAAACTAGCTAGTTTAGAGTACTGTCATTTGAAAAGTAAAATTGAAAACTTAGATAAATCAATAGAAACGTCCTCGAAAACGCAGTATTATTACATCAACGAAAATAATCAGACTGAACGTTACGAGATAGACTGCGAAGGATTCAAGAACCTTAATATCACTTCGATTAAGCTCCTACAACACGATTCCAACAAATATACCTATTACAAAAAACTAGAGTTCTTTGAGCATGCAACTGATAAAAAACGATGGACTGAGTTTCGAAACAACTAATAAAAATAGCTTATAAATAGGATAAAAAATGAAAAAGAATCTTATAAAATTACTCGCCGTTATAGTAATTGCGGGCCAAGCACAGACGACGTTACCTTATGACTGGGGCATGTTCGGACAGGGAACTGCGCATTTTTTCTCAAGGGCCTATCATAATACCATTGGCGACTTACCGGGCTATCAACAAGCGGGCATTACTGCA harbors:
- a CDS encoding type II toxin-antitoxin system PemK/MazF family toxin, whose translation is MSKFPKRGDIYWVALDLVAGSEIAKTRPAVIISNNAGNEASSRVIVVPITSSVSRIFPFEVAITVKDKQGKILVDQIRTIDKSRLVGKIGTCEKDTLAAIDNALKIVLAFD
- a CDS encoding cellulose binding domain-containing protein; its protein translation is MYKKNIFYCLMLAAVQAQAAQLPFADGSIALTYTMTSSWGSGFQGQIQVTNNSSSAWNNWSLSFTLNDQITSLWNANYTAQANNTYIITAPSWQTTLAAGAQVTIGFVANGALNTPQNFALIGATGPTGSTGVTGPTGATGVTGTTGTTGTTGVTGPTGNTGATGAAQNAPAMPSVSVQQDWSTSAGKNYIVSWNIYYGIKATQWQLSENGVVIYSAPITAGDTSSQQTASYTVTNRMYGIYTYTVTVSNSAGSTISAPVSYVAGGASKIAITELDHNQQAYQATINQTAATTFTLNTVGTSSPSYTLATNNPNIISYQLTTPTTISVTGLKAGRACLRITENATGQVRYLGVRVRNANGTLPGLPSYLSVGSVSEDTPAALTFWQTFGTGATNRYADIRYIYINGGPYIGWRTWTSVDGGRAIDYINNSKKLGIIPFFVYYNIPAGGESYYTDLQNVQDATYMQDYFKDLQFFLNIVKTQGGDETVGIVLEPDFIGYLMQNSNGNNPTPTSQIMAHTDSAYTSGVLNASVDPAFPNTVQGLVQAINYTIKKYAPNALFGWEVSLWASPGLTTSIGSMGLIRITDTLGYQAGRTAIASETNAIAQYYQNSGISSYGASFVVMDKYGLDAGSSSPANPAQSTWFWNADHWQNYILFANTMHNFFSLPMVLWQIPVGHINTTQQSDPYNAGGYPVLNNTSTHYEDSAPTFMLGDTFNPGATRLNYFATNQYGDPLITTSGSNITWGPHMQELAQNGVASVLFGAGVGDSTQGCANPPTDGYWWIAQVQKYLQAPAPLAS
- a CDS encoding zinc finger MYND domain-containing protein; this translates as MITKIFSIVGLYCFLVVTTPTCCVVVGFTGLENGSKKVAIMFDKHDMEQEDGITRAHGKEIETLLERLQKNGPEKTFYVEHPVNSPIFGVAGNDTIHIPIKKALAYNWQQNFTEYQTFDKRTDADFWIRDIVLQTQQFQDAVAQKYNFPASFYDVTVDNYLKNLDSKMQESQQIITHFDDSLQKDFTEQLKVYDVAKNMLAHIVKKPKFSTATHFLDIVGNMFLQEKTDMFVTLTAAQSVMLDLTLLDKVIKNSSATDNVIVYAGGLHAQKLETNLMTMGFKDVFVSRNLKAGLKVDDLAHIEYPKNISPTFVAPIYEFFTMCSGCGATSTKKCTVCKRAYYCSVACQKTDWSQHKLACKKTTTP